Sequence from the Candidatus Tectomicrobia bacterium genome:
GCCTCGCCGTACATGGGCGCCGAGTCGAAGAAGTTGACGCCGAGCCGCAGGGCCTCCTCCGCGATCAGGCGGCGGCGCTCCGCTTCGGCGGGGGAGGAGACGTCGAAGGTCTGGTAGGTGCCCATCCCGACGGCGCTCGTCTTGAGGCCGGTGCGGCCGAGGGCGCGGTATTGCATGGGCATTCCCCAAAATCGCGGACGGCGGAAGGTGAATGACACCGGGAGTGCCATACGTTTTTTTGTAGGGGCGAACCTCGTGTTCGCCCTCACCACCGGGGCGAATACAAGATTCGCCCCTACAGACGGATAGGACATTGATCCGCGGGCGCCATCGCGAGGCTTCGCCCCCTACCCCGGCTTTTCCATGAAGGCGAGGAAGTCGGAGGCCTCCTTGAAGCCGGGGTCGATGGTCAGGGCGTTCTTGAGGAAGCGGATCGCCTTCTCCTTCTGCTGCATCTCGTAGAGCACGCGCGCGAGGTTGTAGAAGAGCACCGGATCGGTGTGGTCGATGCGGATGGCGCGCTCGTAGTTCTTGAGCGCCAGCGGGAAGAGCCCCTGCCGGCGCAGCAGGATGCCCAGCTTGTTGAAGACGTGCTTGTTCTCCTTGGTGTAGAGGCGGTCGTTGTCGGTGAGGCGCGCGAACAGCCGCCGCGCCTCCTCCGTCTTGCCCTGCCCCAGGTAGGACTCGCCCAGGCCGTAGCTCGCGGCGACGTGCTTCTCGTCGAACTTGAGCGCCGTCTTGAACTCGAACTCCGCGCTGTGGAACTCCTTGTGGTCCAGGTGGGCCTGCGCCGCCGTCATGCACTTCTCGACCATCGCCTGCTGCGGGGTCTTGGGGGGCTCGGCGCTCTTCCTGGCGGAGGGGTCGTCCTTCGCGAAGCGCCGCCGGAACTCCTCGAGCTTGACCCGCTCGGCCAACATGCCGGTCGAGGTCCCGTCCGGCTTGAGGAACTCCACCGAGACGACGCCGTTCCCGGCGTCGCGGGCCCAGTAGCGCACCTTCTGCTGGAGGCTCGCCCCCCCGGCCGTCTCCTCGTAGTAGACTCCCTGGATCTTCTCGTCCGCCAAGGCCGTACTCCGTGCGGAATGTATTGACAGCGGGAAAAGCTCTCCCCTTGCCCGGAAGATGGTTCAAACCGAGCGAGGAAAACCATTTCAGATCAATTCGTGCCCGGCGCCCCTCTCCCAAAGGGAGAGGGAGAGTCGCCGCTTCAGGATCAGTGTGCCGGGATTCTTCCTCTCAGCCCGCCGCCTTCCGCAGTATCTCCCGGAAGCCCTCGTAGACCGCCTCCCCGCAGCGGGGCGGCGGCAGCACCTCCACCAGCCTGCCCCGCTCGAAGCGCTTGGGCGAGGCGTAGGGATTGTGGATCGCTTCGCCCGAGGGGAGCATGAGGGTCGGGCTCGTCATGGGAAGGCCCTTCTCGTCCCGCAGGCGCATGGACTCGCGGCAGTCCGCCATCACTTGCTCCCGCCGGCGGGGGCTGCCCACCTCCGGGCGCAGGGCCTCGGGATCGAGCCCCGCCTCCCCCGCGATCTCCAGCACCACCTCCGGCTCGTCGATGCGGCGGCCCTCGTGGAAGAACCCCCGCCGCAGGGCCAGGTCGAAGCGCCGCGCCCGGGCCGGATCCCGGTCGTAGGCCGCCGCGTAGGCCTCGAAGGCCGGCATCGTCGTGCGGAGGAAGCCCTCGTGGGGGAAGGGCCGGCAGGGCGCCAGCGGCTCCTGGACGGCCACGAGCGGCCACTCCTGGTCCACGATGTGCCGGGGCGCGGGCCGCCCGTTGATGACCTCCAGGGGAAAGGCGCGCCACTTCAGGACGAGGCCACCCTCGAACTCCGGCATGACCCTGTCCAGCCGCGCCGCGGCCATGTAGGCCCACGGTCAATGGTACTCGTGGAAGATCTCGACGACGGCCGGGGCCACGAAATCCCCTCCCGGGCAACGGTGCCCCCGCGCCGTTCCAGCGCCCTGATGCGGAGGGGTGGCGGGGACTCCCTTCTTCTACTCCACCGCCCGGGGCGTGGCAACAGACCCCCCGCCCCGGCGGGCCGGGCGCTCCCGGGCCCTGTGATATGATGTCCTTGGGAGGGGTGGCCCCATGAACCCCGGCGAGCGGCGCCTGGCGGAAATCCTCGAGAACGCGCGCACCATCGCCGTGGTGGGCCTCTCGGGCGACCCGGGGCGCACCAGCCACCGCATCGCCGCCTACCTCCAGGCGGCGGGCTACCGCATCATCCCCGTCAACTCCGAGGCGGACGAAGCCCTGGGCGAGAAGTCCCTCCCCAGCCTGCGGGATATCGAGGGGCCGGTCGACATCGTGAACGTCTTCCGGCGCCCCGCGCACATCCCCGCCGTGGCGGAGGACTTCCTGCGCATGAGGGCCCGCCCCGGCGTCTTCTGGATGCAGAAGGGCATCGCCCACCCCGGGAGCGCCCGCAGGCTCGAGGCGGCGGGCGCCGAGGTCGTCCAGGACCTGTGTATCAAGACCCTCCACCGCCTGCTCCTGGCGGGGCAGCCGCGGGATTGAGCCATACGGACCGGGCCCGCCGCCTCCGGCCGCGGCACGTCCTTCTCGCGGGGGCGCTCGCGCTGGTGCTGACCGGCTTCATCGGCTGGATCGAGAACTTCTTCCTCTACCACCCCTTCCGCGAGATATCCGCCACCCCGGCCCAGTACGGCGTGCCCTACGAGGACGTCCTCTTCCCGGCCTCGGACGGCGCCCGGCTGCACGGCTGGTACGTCCCGCCGGTGGAGGCCGAAGGCCCCGTCGTCCTCTGGGCGCACGGCAACGCGGGGAACATCTCCCACCGCTCGGAGAACATCGCGCTTTTAAGACGAGAGACAGCAGCGGGCGTCTTCATCTTCGACTACCGGGGCTACGGCCGGAGCGAGGGGCGGCCCGGCGAGGCCGGCCTCTACGCCGACATGCGGGGGGCCTACGCCTGGCTGAGGGGGCGGGCGCCGGCCGGGCGCATCTTCTTCTTCGGGCGCTCGCTCGGGGCCACCGTGGCCGTGCGGGTGGCGGCCGAGGGGGCCGGGGCGCGGGGGCTCATCCTGGAGAGCCCCTTCGTGAGCCTGGCCGAGATGGGGGAGCTGATGTTCCCCTTCCTCCCGGTGCGGCGGCTCCTCGTCCAGGAGTTCGACACCGCCAGGTGGCTCCCCCGGGTGAAGGCCCCCCTGCTCTTCTTCCACGGGGACTCGGACGAGATCGTGCCCTTCTCCCAGGGGCGCCGGCTCTACGAGCTCGCCCCCGGGCCCAAGCGCTTCCACGCCATCCGGGGCGCCCGCCACAACGACACCTACGTCACGGGCGGCCCCGCCTACTGGCAGGTCTGGCGCGAGTTCCTCGCCGCGCCGGAGAAGGCGGTGAAGTAAGTCTAACTAGCAAATGCATAGACGCTGAGGACCAAGAAGACTGTTTACTACTCGTTACGAATGGCCAATAAATGTTTTCTCAATTGTATTCCTAGGCTTCTTCCTGAACAACTGATAGGGTGACGGGCACAGCCAGGGGAACGGAGCGAGGGCGTAGCCCGAGCGGAGTTCCCCTGGGGCACCCCACCCTGCGGGAGGGAAGGAGCATGACGGTCGCCGAGAAGA
This genomic interval carries:
- a CDS encoding tetratricopeptide repeat protein codes for the protein MADEKIQGVYYEETAGGASLQQKVRYWARDAGNGVVSVEFLKPDGTSTGMLAERVKLEEFRRRFAKDDPSARKSAEPPKTPQQAMVEKCMTAAQAHLDHKEFHSAEFEFKTALKFDEKHVAASYGLGESYLGQGKTEEARRLFARLTDNDRLYTKENKHVFNKLGILLRRQGLFPLALKNYERAIRIDHTDPVLFYNLARVLYEMQQKEKAIRFLKNALTIDPGFKEASDFLAFMEKPG
- a CDS encoding CoA-binding protein, encoding MNPGERRLAEILENARTIAVVGLSGDPGRTSHRIAAYLQAAGYRIIPVNSEADEALGEKSLPSLRDIEGPVDIVNVFRRPAHIPAVAEDFLRMRARPGVFWMQKGIAHPGSARRLEAAGAEVVQDLCIKTLHRLLLAGQPRD
- a CDS encoding alpha/beta hydrolase — protein: MSHTDRARRLRPRHVLLAGALALVLTGFIGWIENFFLYHPFREISATPAQYGVPYEDVLFPASDGARLHGWYVPPVEAEGPVVLWAHGNAGNISHRSENIALLRRETAAGVFIFDYRGYGRSEGRPGEAGLYADMRGAYAWLRGRAPAGRIFFFGRSLGATVAVRVAAEGAGARGLILESPFVSLAEMGELMFPFLPVRRLLVQEFDTARWLPRVKAPLLFFHGDSDEIVPFSQGRRLYELAPGPKRFHAIRGARHNDTYVTGGPAYWQVWREFLAAPEKAVK